Part of the Candidatus Brocadia sinica JPN1 genome, TGATAGCCCCAAGGCCATCAGGGTTAAAGCAATGTGCGATATCCTTTGCTGTAGCGCCCTGGGCACCATAGCCTGGTACAAGAAAATAAGCAGCAGGCATAATCTTTCGCAATTTCGATATTTCGTGAGAAAATGTAGCTCCCACGACAGCCCCAACTGCGCTGTATCCCTGTTTGCCAATGAAGTCTTTTCCCCAGGCATGTGTCTTTTCTGCGATAATTTCATGGAGTTTTTTTGTCCCACACATGATGTCCTGGAGTTCACCTGAGGATGGATTTGATGTTTTTACGAGGATAAATATACCTTTGTTATGTTTCCTCGCTGTTTGTAAAAAGGGGATCAGGCTGTCGGTTCCTAAAAGGGGGTTAACGGTTATGGCATCAGCGGCGAATGGGATTTCAACGATATTATCTATGTGTACCTCACCGATATGGGCATTGGCATATGCCTCAGCGGTGCTGGGGACATCACCTCTTTTTACATCGCCAATTACTATCAACCCTTTTTGTCTGGCGTATTGAATAGTTTCCGCATATGCCCAAACACCCCACCAGCCATAAAGTTCATAAAATGCAATCTGGGGTTTGACAATGCTCACATATGGTGTGATAAGGTCGATAACCTGTGTATTAAATTCCAGAATAACACGGGATGCATATTCAAGTGCCTGTTTTTGAGAAGCGGAGAACTTCTGCTTAATAGTATCCGGGATGAGTTTAAAAGAGGGGTCTAAACCTACCACTACACAGCTATTTTTTCTGCGGATGGCTGAGACAAGCTGGTCGGCAAAATTTTCTCTGATGTCAGAGACTACAGCCAAAATTGTTTTCCTTAAGTCTCAAGTTTTGATGATAATCAAGTAACTAAAGGGACAAGAAATTTTTAAGAAGTTTTGGACCTTCTGCGGTTAAAAAGGATTCGGGATGAAACTGTACCCCTTCTAAAGGATACTCTTTATGGCGAATACCCATAATCTCATCATCGTCTGCCCTGGCGGTAACTTCAAGACAATCGGGCAATGTATCTTCTTTGACGATAAGAGAATGATAACGAGTGGCTTCAAAAGGATTGGAAAGTCCCCGGTAAATGGTTTTGCAGTCGTGTTTGATCATAGATGTCTTTCCATGCATAAGTCTTCGTGCACGAATAACTTCAGCCCCATATGTATATGCAATGCACTGGTGGCCCAGACAAACCCCGAGAATCGGTATTTTCCCTGAGAACTGTTTTATAATATCATTAGAGATGCCTGCTTCCTTGGGTGTACAGGGTCCCGGAGATATAATGATATGGTCAGGTTTCTTCTCCTCTATTTCCCCAAGGCTGACCTTATCATTTCTAAATACTTCCATTCTTGCGCCAAATGCGCCAATTTGTTGCACTAAATTATAGGTGAAGGAGTCGTAATTATCGATAATGATTATCATAAAAGTATTTCCCTTTTACAAATATTAGCAAAATAAATTTTGAATATCAAAGAGATTTTAAGTGGTAATTAAACAAGTTCTTGCATTCACTGTTAGTAAATGCCATTACCATAAAAACAACTTGACAATATTCGTTTTTTTTGTTAAATTTTGTTAATTGTATTAACTGTTAAGCGACACTGGGATAAGATCGATGTGTTATCCTTAAAGAATTTTGTGTAGTTATATATAGACTGGCCAAAAGGGGGAAAAGTTTGCGAAAGTGGGGATAACCCACTTTTTTATTTTAAGGAGTATATTTTTTCCCTTAGAGTGTTCTTTCTGGTTAGTCTTTGATTAACGACTTAAGTAAAAAGGTATTTATGGATAAAGAAAGTTTACTACGTCTAGTAGATAGTTTACACAGGGATAAAGAAATTGCCAAAGATGTTGTGTTTCAGGGTATAGAGGCCGCTCTAACTACCGCTGCCCGAAAACATTTTAAATCCCAGGAGACGGTTTCTATTCAAATTGATAGAAATACGGGAGAAATTTTGGCGAGGGAGGGTGATCGTAAAATCGATCCTTCCGAATTGGGCAGGATTACGGCGCAAACTGCGAAACAAGTTATCATTCAGAAGATACGGGAAGCTGAGAGGGACGTTATATACGAGGATTTTGTTAGCCGGAAGGGTGCCATTGTCAGTGGAACTGTCCAAAGGTTCGAAGGACCTACGATCATTGTTAACCTTGGGAAAACAGAAGGCATCCTGCACAAATTGGAACAAATTGATGATGAACATTATAATACGAATGAACGGGTCAGGGCGATTGTCTTTGATGTGAAAAAAGTAGGAACTCGGGTGCGGATATTACTTTCAAGGACGCATCCTGATTTTGTCCGGAGGCTTTTTGAATTAGAAGTACCTGAAATTGCGGAAAATACCATTGAAATTAAGGCCCTGGCAAGAGAGCCTGGTCATAGGACCAAGATTGCTGTGGCTTCAAGCGATCAAAATGTGGATTGCGTCGGTGCGTGTGTGGGTGTGCGTGGGTCTCGGATTAAGAATATTGTGGATGAATTAAATGGTGAGAAGATTGATATTATTCGGTGGAGTGATGAACCAGAGGTGTTGTTGCCCAATGCACTGAAACCTGCGGAAGTTTCAGGGATTATTCTGTCGGCAGAGAACCAGGTTGCGACTATTGTGGTACCAAATGATCAACTTTCTCTGGCAATTGGCAAGAGGGGACAAAATGTACGTCTTGCATCCCGGTTAACGTCATGGGATATTGATATTATCACAGAATCGGAATTTGAAGAAAGGCAAAAAGAGGGTGCCGCAGGACTTACAGAGGTTGCAGAGTCGAACAAAAGGCCTTCTGATAATTCAAAGACGACAAATGGGGGGGCGGTGGCTGAGCATATTAAAGCGGGTGGGGAAAAAGAGGGAGTATAATAATAAATATATGGAAATTATTTTGATTATCTTAGGAGTTTAAATGGGAAAAATTCGGATCAGTTTACTTGCAAAAGAGCTGGGGGTTAAGAGTAGCCTGTTGATTGATAAATGTCATGAAAAAGGGTTGACTCACATTACGCACCATGCGAATACACTAGTTTCTGAGCAGGCGGAAATGATAAGACAATTGTTCCAACCGGGTGCAAAGGTGACTCCTACGAAAGAAGAGCCCAAAATAAAAGAGGTTCCCGTTTCACATGCAGTGGTTGAACAGAAAAAGGCTGAGAAAACGACATCGCAAGCCGGTGGTGTAAAAGTTATTCAACCGAGTAAAATTGTTAGAATCCCCAAAAGTGCACCCACTCCGCATCAGCAACAGCGTGTTGTAAAGATGACCCCGGTAAAAACATATTGGAAGAAGAAACAGCCGCCAGGTGTTGTGTCTTTCAGGAAAAAAGAACACGGAGGGGAAGTTGTCGAATCAAAAAAACCAGCAGTTAAGGAGAAAGAAACAAAGGTTGTTATGGAACCACCGATAACGGTAAAAGATCTTTCTTCTAAGTTAGGGATTCGTGCAAATGAGATTATCACCAAGTTACTCCTCGAACACAATGTGCGTTCAACAATCAATCAGATATTAAGCGAAGAGATTGTACAGTTGTTAGGCATTGAATATGGGGTGGAGATTGAAATTAGAAAAAAAGAGGCCGTGGGAGAACGTGATTTCATGGCCGAGCAGGTATCTACAAAAGCCGAGGACATGGTGCATCGTGCACCGATCGTGACTTTTTTGGGGCATGTTGACCATGGAAAAACCTCACTCCTTGATAGTATTCGTCAAACAAATGTTGCCGCGGGAGAAATAGGTGGGATTACGCAGCATATTGGTGCGTATAAGGTGGAAATGCATGGAAAACACGTAGTATTTCTTGATACACCTGGCCATGAAGCATTTACAGCTATGCGGGCAAGGGGAGCAAATATTACCGATGTGGTGGTGCTCGTTGTGGCGGCCGATGATGGAGTGATGCCTCAAACGGAAGAGGCATTAAATCATGCAAAAGCTGCTAATGTGCCGATTGTTGTTGCGGTGAATAAAATTGATAAACCCGGTGCCAATTCGCTGAGAGTTAAACAACAGCTTGCAAGTCTGGATTTAATCCCTGAAGAATGGGGTGGAAAGACGCAGTTTGTTGAGACTTCAGCTGTTACGAAAAAGGGAATCGATACCTTGCTTGAAAGGCTTTTGCTGGAGTCTGAAATTCTGGAACTAAAAGCAAACCCTAAAAATCCGGCACGAGGAGTGGTATTGGAGGCTCGCCTTAGTGAGGGACGAGGAGTTGTTGCTAATGTCTTAATACAAGAAGGCACCTTGCATGAAGGAGATATTATCCTTTGTGGCAGGACTTTCGGTAGGGCGCGTCTCGTTACGAACGAAAGGGGATTGGAGGTACAAGAGGCAGGTCCGTCAACACCGGTATCCGTTTCTGATTTTTCTGAAGTTCCTGAGGCTGGAGACAAATTTTACGTCGTCAGCGATATACAAAGGGCAAGAGAGATTGCTCAGGAAAGACAAAAGAAAGAACGTGAAACCTCTCTGGCAAAACACCAGCATGTTACGCTGGATAGCCTGTATTCCAAAATTGCTGAAGGGAACGTAAAGGAAATCAAAATAATATTAAAGGCTGATTATAAGGGTTCTGTTGAAGTACTCAAAAAGGCATTAGAAGAACTTTCAACTCCTGAAATAAAAGTGAGAATATTACACTGTGGTGTCGGTGGTATTACAGAATCGGACGTGCTTCTGGCTGATGCATCGGATGCCATTGTGATTGGGTTTTATGTGACGACCGAGGATAAGGCACGCATACTGGCAGAAGAAAAAGGGGTGGAAATCAGGCTCTACAAAATTATCTATGATGCAACAAACGAAATAAAAGCTGCCATGGAAGGTATGTTAGAACCAGAATCTAAAGAGGTTGTATTAGGTCAGGTCGAAATACGGCAAGTTTACAATATCTCAAAGTTTGGTAATGTTGCTGGTTGTTATGTAAAAACGGGTAAAATTACAAGAAATGCTTCCATCCGTTTAATTCGGGATAACATTATCATTTATGACGGGAAATTAGAGTCTTTAAAGGTAGTTAAAGATGATGTCAGAGAGGTTAGGGCAGGATTTGAATGTGGGCTGAAAATTGCCAATTATGATGATATTAAAGTGGGGGATGTTGTGGAGGCATACGAAGTCCAAAAGATAGCAAGGGTCCTAACGGTATAGTAATTGCTCTTAGCTTTGCCTGGCATTTTTAGAAAAAGATTTTTAACCCCTTGTTATCCTCCTTCTTGGCAATTGGGACAATTTTAATTGCGACTATGATGCACTTATGAAATTAGAGTTTTACAAGTCTGATGATGCCGTAATTGGAGTTCTCAATATTCGATTGGTAATCCGGAGTGCAAATACCTTAAAGGACAAACGTCGCATCATTAAGAGCCTGAAAGATCGTGTTAAAAATAATTTTAACGTCTCTGTCTCAGAAATTGGAACTTTAGATCATTGCCAATATTCCAGATTAGGGATAGCAATGGTAGGAAATGATAAGGGATATGTGAATAGTGTCTTGTCGAATTTACTTAATATGTTCCGAATCTCAACTTCTGTAGAGCTTGTTGGTTATCACCTCGAATTTGTTTAATTCCATTCGTAAGAGATGTACATCCATATTGTAAATCCCTTTTTAGTGATATGTATACTTTTTTGTTTACAATAAAGAAGGGGGTTGTTATGCCTTCAAGAAGAGTAGAGCGATTGTCTGAATCAGTTAAACAAGAGGTAAGTAAAATCATACTTTACGAACTCAAAGACCCTCGGATAAGTTTTATTACGGTTACCAATGTTGAACTTGCGTCTGATTTAAAAAGAGCAAAGGTGTATATCTCTGTTTTGGGGGATGCTCTTACTCAGAGAAAAACCTTGCAGGCGCTGGAACATGCCAGAGGGTTTATTCAAGCAAAGGTGGGCGCACACCTGCAGATAAGATATACGCCATTGTTGACGTTTTATTTGGATGAATCGTTAAAAAAAAGTCAGCATATTTCAAACCTTATTGACGAGGCAGTTAAGGGGAGTGACATTACAATTGAAGGTGAGTTAGAAGAATGAAAAAATTACATTTAGGTTTACCGAAAGGCAGTCTTCAGGAAGCAACAATTGAAATGATGAAAAAGGCGGGTTATACTGTCCACGTTAGTCCCCGGTCTTATTACCCTTCGATCGATGACGATGAAATTTCCATACGATTAATCAGGCCGCAAGATATGTCCAGATATGTTGAAAAAGGGATTATTGATGCTGGTCTGACCGGCGCAGATTGGGTGAGAGAAGCTGGTTCTGATGTGAAAGTGGTTGTGAGTCTTGTGTACGCTAAACAACAGTTGACGAAGGTAAAATGGGTTTTAGCTGTGCCTGAAAGTTCGACCATCCGCACCGTGGATGATCTGCAGAATAAAAAGATTGCGACGGAGCTTGTGAACGTGACACGGCAGTATCTCGCAGAACGTGGGGTGGTTGCCGATATTGAATTTTCTCATGGTGCTACCGAGGCAAAGGCTCCAGACTTAGTAGATGCGATTGTAGAACTTACCGAAACAGGGAGTAGTCTGAAGGCAAACAAACTTCGTATCATTGAGATCGTTATGGAATCTTCAACTCAGCTTATTGCCAGTCATCATGCGTGGAAAGATGAATGGAAACGTACAAAAATAGAGAATCTTGCAATGCTATTTGAAGGAGCTATTATTGCCCGTGCAAAGGTTGGATTAAAGATGAATGTTCCAAACGGGGCCCTGGATCAGGTGCTAAAAAAATTGCCTGCATTGAGAAAACCAACGGTCTCTACACTGTCTGAAGGGGCTGGTTATGCAATTGAAACTGTGCTGGATGAAACAGTGGCAAGAAGCATCACTCCTGAGTTAAAAAGAGCCGGAGCTGAAGGGATTATTGAATATCCATTAAATAAAGTTATTCTTTAAGATGCGGGAGTTCCGATATGTTAAGGATATACAAAGAAGTATGAAATGTTATTTGTCAAATCTTTTTCTGTTATTTTTGTTTTTATAATACTCTTCTCTATTAGTTTCCAGGGATGTAGTAGTATTGCAGCTAAACATGACAGTCAATCCTTGCCGGTTATTGAGAGCAGCCCTTTGCACGCTCAAGAGAAAGCGCATGCCTATTTTTGTGCCGGATATTTTTCCCTGTTGGATAGGGATTGGGAAAATGCGGCTGCTAATTTTGAAAAAGCGATTCAACTAGATCGTTCTTCGGGAAGAATTATGCAACATTTAGCTACATGCTATTTCCAGTTAGGAAAGAATGAAAAGTCGATCGATTATCTCGAAAAATTAGCCAAAATCAAACCAAATGAATTTAGCGTGCATTATACATTGGCTACACTGTATGAAACTGTTGGAAAATATAGGGAGGCTATTGAGGAATATGAATACGCTCGCCAGTGTAAAACAACAAAGCTGGACCACGTATTTTTGGCGGATACTCTCTACCGACTTGCCAATCTTTATATGCAGGAAGGTATGATGGAAAAGGGGATAGAATGTTATAAGAGCATGTTCGACATGAAACTTGTAAGTGAACCGGCAAAGATATATTATGAGATCGGTCAGAAATATTTCGAAAAAAATGATACAAAAAAGGCCCTGGAATATTTTTTAAAGGTAAAAGAGGCTGATCCAAAGTTGAGTTTTGCAAGTTTTTATCTCACTCTCTGCTATGATGCACTTCATGACTATGACAACGCCATTAAAGAGGCAAAGGTTTTTTTGGAAAAAGAACCTGATAACTGGGTTATGCGCCTAGCCTTGTCCGAGATATACGAGAAAACAAACAATGAGTCCCAACAAAGCGAAGAAATTAAAAAAATCGAGGAAATTCTCAAAAAAAATATAGATGCTGGAAGTAAGAACTCGAAGGAATATTTCTTGCTATGCCAAATTTATAGAAATCAACGTAAAATTGATAAAGCAATCGCAGTTGTTGAGAATATGAAATTGATTCCTTTGGATAAAGAAACAATACGGGATATTCATTTTTTGTTGGCGAATCTTTATTACGAAGATAAAAGATTCGATAGAGTAGAAGAAGAATTGCAGATGGCCTTAAAGCTCGATCCTGATTTTCATGAAGCAAATAACTTTCTTGGTTACCTGTTTGTTGAAAACAATAGAAATTTGGACGAAGCAATTCAGCTTATTAACAAGGCGTTAAAAGCACAACCCCGGAATGGCGCATATCTTGATAGTTTGGGCTGGGCCTATTACAAGAAGGCACAGGTGGAAGGAAGACATGATTATTTAATTAAGGCGCTTCAAAAGTTATTGGAAGCTGTACAATTTCTGGAAGAACCGGATATCTATGATCATATCGGGGATGTTCATTATAGTTTGGGGAATTGGGACGAAGCTGTTAATGCCTGGAGGAAGGCGCAGGACTTATATAAGAAGATGTTTAATCAAGAAGTACAGATAGAGAACATTACGACGAAATTGGAAAAACTAAAGAGGTTAATATCTGTGGAAGAAACAGGCTCAAAGGTTATCAAAAAACGTATAGAGGTTAAAAGTGGCATTCAACCATGAGTTTTTTCTAAAAATATTTTTAGGAGAAATAAAAGAAATTGGCTGGACATTCACATTGGGCAAGTATAAAGCATAAAAAAGGTGCAGCAGATGCGAAAAAGGGCAAAATCTTTTCGAAGATAGCTCGCATGATTACTGTGGCTGCCAGAAGAGGTGGTGGCGACTCGAATATGAATCCAAGGTTACAGCTTGCCATAAGTAAGGCCAGAGCAGTTAATATGCCTAAAGAAAACATAGAGCGAGCCATTCAGAAAGGTACGGGGGGGGGTGAGGCATCAGAGTTGTTTGAATGTTTGTACGAAGGATACGGACCTCATGGCATAGCCTTAATGGTTGAAATCCTGACAGATAATAAAAATAGAACTGCCCCTGAAATACGAAAGATATTTGAGCGATTTGGCGGAAATATGGGGGAATCTGGTTGTGTCTCCTGGATGTTTGAAAAAAAAGGACTTATTATCGTGGGTAGCAATAGTCTCAATGAAGACGATCTCATGATGTTAGTCTTAGATGCCGGGGCCGAAGATTTACAGCAGGTGGGAGATATTTTTCAGATCATATGCCCGCAAGTGAATTTGGATACCGTGAAGAAGGCTATTGAGAATAAAAGCGTTAAGATCGAAAGTGCCGAGGTGTGTTGGATACCCAAAAACAATATTGACCTAGACGATGCGATGGGTCGTAAAGTACTAGGACTTATGGAGGCGCTTGAGGATCACGACGATGTGCAAAACGTCTATTCTAATTTTAATCTTCCACAAACCCTTCTCGCGGAAGCACAAGCAGCTAGATAGTACGGAATAAAATGACTGTTGGGAAGTGTGAACTTAAGTTTGCAGGACGGCGGCATAGATTCCACCGCATACTCTGAGCCGCTCCGCTGTAATGAATAATGGTTAACAATACCACTTATAGCTGCTTTTCCTCTTCTTTTTGAATGTATTGCAGATGCTGTTGAGGTTGTTCTATTGGAGCAACGTCCATTTCTTTATGGGTTTTCGGTTGTTTTTTCTCAATGTTTAACAATTCAAGAACTTGTTCTCCATCTAATACCTCATTCTCTTCGAGTTTCTTTGCTAACAGATTGAGTTTATCCTTATTATCGTTGAGCAATTTTTTGACCCTATCGTAGTTTCCCATGATAAGATTGGTAACCTCTTCATCAATGGCAACGGCTGTTTTTTCACTATATTCTTTTTCTTGAACAAGGTCGTGCCCGAGAAAAATGTTTCCCGATTGCCTGCCAAAAGTCTGGGGTCCTAATTTTCTGCTCATACCAAATCGGCATACATAACTTCTAGCCAACTGTGAGGCCTTTTCCAGGTCGTTTTGGGCGCCGGTTGATATTTTGCGTATTGCCAGTTCTTCTGCAGCTCGTCCTCCCAGTAATACACAAAGGGTATCCAGGATTTCAGGTTCTGTGGTCAAGTATTTATCTTCCAAAGGTAATTGCATAGTATATCCCAGTGCAGCCGTCCCTCTCGGAATTATAGAAACTTTGTGCACGGGATCTGTGTTGGGAAGTAGTGCGGCTACCAAGGTGTGACCTGCTTCATGGATTGCGACTGCCTTCTTTTCCGTATCGCTCATAATTCTGCTCTTTCGTTCCGGACCAGCTAATACTCTGTCTATGGAGGATTCCAATTCTTGCATGCCGACTGAGCTCTTATTGTGCCGTGCGGCAAGAAGTGCCGCTTCATTGACAACATTTGCCAGATCTGCCCCCGAAAAACCTGCGGTGCGTTTTGCGATGACTTTCAAGCTGACATCGGAATCTATCTTTACATTTTTGGCATGAACAGACAGTACAGCCTCTCGGCCAATAAGGTCTGGTCTGTCAACAGTTATTTGACGGTCAAAACGCCCCGGGCGTAACAATGCACTATCCAGGACATCAGGTCGGTTGGTCGCAGCAACGATAATAACCCCTTTCTGTGAATTAAATCCATCCATCTCGGCCAGAAGCTGGTTAAGAGTCTGTTCACGTTCGTCATGACCGCCACCCAGTCCTGTGCCACGTTGACGGCCAACACTGTCAATCTCGTCAATGAAAACAATGCATGGCGCCTTTGCTTTTGCCTGTTCAAACATGTCCCGTACTCGGGCAGCGCCCATTCCAACGAACATTTCGACAAAGTCTGAACCACTAATTGAGAAAAATGGCACACCTGCTTCACCTGCAACGGCTCTTGCAAGGAGCGTTTTGCCGGTTCCGGGTGGACCGATCAGAAGCACGCCCTTGGGGATTTTTCCTCCCAGTTTTTGGAATCGCTCCGGGTAAGAAAGAAAGTCTATAATTTCCTTTAGCTCTTCTTTTGCCTCTTCACATCCTGCAACATCAATGAAAGTTGTCTTCTGTGAACCATTATCTGAATACAACTTAATTTTTGCCTTGCCAAAGGACATAAAAGGAGAACCCATCCCGCCAACCCTTTTAAAGAGGAAAAACCACCCTAACGCCATGATACCGAAGGGAAATATCCACCACATCAGGATGTTTTTTAAGAAATTATTTTCAGATGCGCCTTTAAACCTGACCTTCTGTGATTCCAGTTCATTGACGAGTTCTGCGTCTTGTATTGGTACTGTAACGAATGCAATCTTTTCTTCTTTGTCACCTTCACCCGACAATTTTTTGTAATGGCCTCGGATAAGATTAGCACCTACCGTGCAGTCTGCTATATATCCATTCTTAAGATAGAGCCTGAACTGGCTGTAAGATATTTCTTCGGCCTTAGGGGATAAAAATATCTGCGCTACATACATGATGGCAAGAAAAAGCAGGATATATCCAATAGAAAATCGTGACTTCTTGGTTTTGTTTTTTTTATCCATTCAATTTGGTTAAAAAAGATTAAAAATACCTGAATATGCAGAATATAAGGTTATTAGGTAATATTTTTAACAAAATATCAAACTGAATTATATTAGAAAATAAGATCAATGTCAAAATATTTCAAAAGAGATTTAAGTTGATAATAGATAAAAAGATACTATAATGGATGAAAGTCGGGGTGTAGCGCAGCTTGGCTAGCGCGCTTGAATGGGGTTCAAGAGGTCGTGGGTTCAAATCCCGCCACCCCGACCACTAAAATCAAGGGTTTCAGGCATTTGCCACTTCTCGCTTTTCCTCAAGTGTAGTCAAATTGTAGTCAGCTTCTAAAATCTGAACTCCGTCTCTCAAGCTATCTGGACAATGATGACTGTATCGCTGAGTCATCCGTATGTCATGATGACCTAATAGCTTTGAAATTTTATAAATATCAATTCCTTTTTGCGCTAACCGCGTTGCAAAGGTATGCCGCAGATCGTGGAAGTGAAAATCCCGTAGACCAGCCTTTTCTATTGCGATATTAAAAGCCCTTCTCAGATTATGACGGTCAATCTTGTTACCCACGCCACTGGAAAACACCAAATCATTTTTAATATTCCTTATCTTTGATTTTTCCGTCAGAATATCGAATGCCACCTGGTTCAAAGGAATCGTCCTTGGCTTTCCGCTCTTTGTTTCCTGGATGATTATCGTTCTTCGTAACAGGTTTACCCTATTCCATTGAAGGGAAAGCAGTTCGCCTTGACGTAATCCAGTATGCAAGTCGAAAATGATAATATTCCGAAGCCATGGAGGAGAAACATTAAGCAATCTTTTCTTCTCGTCATCGGCCAACCAACGATCTCTATCATTACCCTCTTTCTCTTTGGGAACTTTAGAAACAGGATTATCCTTAATCCATTCCCACTCTTTGACTGCTAGGTTAAAAGCCTTTGAGAGCATGGCCAATTCCCTATTAACGGTGGCTGGTTTTGCCTCTTCACTTTTCCTTAACACCTTGTACTCAGAAATCATCTTGGGAGATATGGACGATAATTTTGATGTACCAAAGAAGG contains:
- a CDS encoding tyrosine-type recombinase/integrase, with amino-acid sequence MYKRGGVWWTCIRYGGKKIQRSLETADKKLAQAIEAKIKTEIVEGKYFEKLTGNSKTFTDMMEKFMKEHAPSVSISMQRSYSASLKHLIPFFGTSKLSSISPKMISEYKVLRKSEEAKPATVNRELAMLSKAFNLAVKEWEWIKDNPVSKVPKEKEGNDRDRWLADDEKKRLLNVSPPWLRNIIIFDLHTGLRQGELLSLQWNRVNLLRRTIIIQETKSGKPRTIPLNQVAFDILTEKSKIRNIKNDLVFSSGVGNKIDRHNLRRAFNIAIEKAGLRDFHFHDLRHTFATRLAQKGIDIYKISKLLGHHDIRMTQRYSHHCPDSLRDGVQILEADYNLTTLEEKREVANA
- the ftsH gene encoding ATP-dependent zinc metalloprotease FtsH — its product is MDKKNKTKKSRFSIGYILLFLAIMYVAQIFLSPKAEEISYSQFRLYLKNGYIADCTVGANLIRGHYKKLSGEGDKEEKIAFVTVPIQDAELVNELESQKVRFKGASENNFLKNILMWWIFPFGIMALGWFFLFKRVGGMGSPFMSFGKAKIKLYSDNGSQKTTFIDVAGCEEAKEELKEIIDFLSYPERFQKLGGKIPKGVLLIGPPGTGKTLLARAVAGEAGVPFFSISGSDFVEMFVGMGAARVRDMFEQAKAKAPCIVFIDEIDSVGRQRGTGLGGGHDEREQTLNQLLAEMDGFNSQKGVIIVAATNRPDVLDSALLRPGRFDRQITVDRPDLIGREAVLSVHAKNVKIDSDVSLKVIAKRTAGFSGADLANVVNEAALLAARHNKSSVGMQELESSIDRVLAGPERKSRIMSDTEKKAVAIHEAGHTLVAALLPNTDPVHKVSIIPRGTAALGYTMQLPLEDKYLTTEPEILDTLCVLLGGRAAEELAIRKISTGAQNDLEKASQLARSYVCRFGMSRKLGPQTFGRQSGNIFLGHDLVQEKEYSEKTAVAIDEEVTNLIMGNYDRVKKLLNDNKDKLNLLAKKLEENEVLDGEQVLELLNIEKKQPKTHKEMDVAPIEQPQQHLQYIQKEEEKQL